The following proteins are encoded in a genomic region of Polynucleobacter paludilacus:
- a CDS encoding DNA polymerase III subunit chi has protein sequence MARIDFHFNVSDKFDYACRLTRKIWSGSAVGEPVRNIVMVANPADLKILDAVLWSFSPSDFLPHCFIDDEAAAETPIVMTEDFASPSLANIPHADVLIHLGMNMPKDVAAMVERFTRIVELVTVNEAERLAGRERYKAYRDLGHELHNFDQSKPESKS, from the coding sequence ATGGCGCGCATTGATTTTCATTTCAACGTGAGTGACAAGTTTGACTATGCTTGCCGCTTGACGCGCAAAATTTGGAGTGGCAGTGCTGTGGGAGAGCCAGTGCGCAATATCGTGATGGTTGCTAATCCGGCTGATTTGAAAATACTAGATGCTGTACTGTGGAGTTTTAGTCCAAGTGATTTCTTGCCACACTGCTTCATCGACGACGAAGCCGCTGCAGAAACTCCGATCGTGATGACAGAAGATTTTGCTTCCCCATCTTTAGCAAACATTCCGCATGCCGATGTCTTGATTCATCTAGGCATGAATATGCCCAAGGATGTTGCAGCAATGGTTGAGCGCTTTACTCGCATTGTAGAATTAGTGACTGTCAATGAAGCAGAGCGGCTAGCTGGTCGAGAGCGTTACAAAGCCTATCGGGATCTAGGGCATGAGTTGCACAACTTTGACCAATCTAAGCCCGAAAGCAAGTCTTAA